In the genome of Verrucomicrobiia bacterium, one region contains:
- the kdsA gene encoding 3-deoxy-8-phosphooctulonate synthase, giving the protein MMKTIRIGNLTLGSKPAPLFVIAGPCVIENENMTLQTAEALADICSDLDLPLIFKASYDKANRTARDSFRGPGLKRGLAILEKVKCQFGLPILTDVHEIAHCKPVAEVADVLQIPAFLCRQTDLIQAAARTKRCVNVKKGQFLAPWDMRNVISKITAVGGRNILLTERGSSFGYNNLVADMRSLPMLREFGWPVVFDATHSVQMPGGGQGGKVTGGDRRMALVLARAAVAAGCDGIFLETHPHPDRARSDAANQLPLGEVKALLKTLRDIRAAVS; this is encoded by the coding sequence ATCATGAAAACCATTCGCATCGGCAACCTCACTCTCGGCAGCAAACCCGCTCCGCTCTTTGTCATCGCCGGCCCCTGCGTCATCGAAAATGAAAACATGACGCTGCAGACCGCCGAAGCCCTGGCCGATATTTGCAGCGACCTCGACCTGCCGCTCATCTTCAAGGCCAGTTACGACAAAGCCAATCGCACTGCGCGCGACAGCTTCCGCGGCCCGGGATTGAAGCGCGGGCTCGCCATCTTGGAGAAGGTGAAATGCCAATTCGGCCTTCCAATTTTGACAGACGTGCATGAGATCGCGCATTGCAAGCCGGTGGCCGAAGTTGCGGATGTGCTCCAGATCCCGGCGTTCCTCTGCCGTCAAACCGATTTGATCCAAGCGGCCGCCCGCACGAAGCGCTGTGTCAACGTAAAGAAAGGACAATTCCTCGCGCCGTGGGACATGCGGAATGTGATCTCGAAAATCACAGCGGTCGGCGGACGGAATATCCTGCTCACCGAGCGGGGCTCGTCGTTCGGCTACAACAACCTTGTCGCCGATATGCGCTCGTTACCGATGCTGCGCGAGTTTGGCTGGCCGGTTGTCTTCGACGCCACGCACAGCGTCCAGATGCCAGGCGGCGGGCAAGGTGGTAAGGTGACCGGCGGTGACCGCCGCATGGCCCTGGTCCTTGCTCGGGCCGCCGTTGCGGCGGGCTGTGACGGCATCTTCCTGGAAACGCACCCGCATCCCGATCGTGCCCGCAGCGACGCGGCGAATCAGCTACCCCTAGGCGAAGTGAAAGCGCTGCTGAAAACGCTGCGCGACATTCGTGCGGCAGTAAGTTAG